In Armatimonadota bacterium, the sequence CGCGCGGGTGTTGTACTCCGCCCAGATGCCGATGGAAGCGTCGATGCGCTCCACCTCGGTGCGCTGAATCTCCGAGACGAACCGCAGCTGCTCTTCGCTGGCTTCCTTGTAGTACACCTCTTCCACCCCGTCCACGGTCACCCGCAGCAGCGGGTGACCGCCCGCGCGCAGTACGTGCCGGTAGCACGCGACGATCAGGGGCTCGGCCAGCGCGGGGCCGCTGATGCGCACCAGCTGTCCGGGCTTGACGACCAGTGAGTATCGGACGAGGACTTCGGCGAGCCGTTCGACACGCGGATCCATGACGCTCCCTTCTATCGAAGACAACGGACCGGGGACCGCAGCGGTCCACGTGCGCCGATACCCACGAACGGCGGCAACCGGGGCGTGGTGGGCGGTAGAGGGTTCGAACCTCTGGCCTCTTGCGTGTGAAGCAAGCGCTCTTCCGCTGAGCTAACCGCCCTGTGGCGCCTATTATAGGAAGTGTGTCTGAGGAGCGTCAAACGTGAACCGTGACGAGGTGGCGGCAGCCCCCGCTGCCGCCGCACAGGGCACCGTCGCTCAGGCCTACGCCTTCGGGCGCGACGTCGCGGCCCGCTTCCTGGAAGACGACTGCCTTCCGATGGCCGCCACGATCGCCTACTACGCGCTGCTGTCGATCTTCCCTCTCTTGCTCGGGGCCAGCGCGCTGGCGACGTTCTTCCTCGAGCGACAGGACGTGCAGGCCGCCATCTCCGAGGCGCTGCGGGCCTACCTCCCGCCGGAGGCGGTCGCCGCCGTCCTGCGCAACGTCGACGAGGCGGTCCGCGCGCGCGGCACGGTCGGTGTTGCGGCGATCGCGGTCTTTTTGTGGTCGTCCAGCGCGGTCGCCGGCGCGGCGCGCCACAGCCTCAACCGCGTGTGGGGCGTCGGGCAGGAGCGTCCGTTCTGGCGACGCAAGATGCTGGAGATCGCCACCACGCTGTTGTTCGGAGGCATCCTCGCGGCGTCCCTGTCGGTCTCACTGACCCTTTCGATCGTGGATCGCTTCATACCGGCCAGCCTGTCCGACGCCATCCACGCCATCCCTGGCGCGGGCGCGGGGCGGGTGGTCATCCCGCTCGTACTCCCCATGCTCGTCTTCCTGCTAGCATACCGTCTGCTCCCGAACCGTCCCATCCGGTGGCGGTGGCTGTGGCCCGGAGCGCTCGTTGCGACGCTGCTGTTCGAGGGAGCGCGGCGGGTCGTGTTCTGGGGCGTCGAGACCTTCACGCGCTACCAGCTCGTGTACGGATCGCTGGCCGGCGTGATCGTGTTCTTGCTGTGGATCTACGTGGTCGCCGCGATCTTCCTGCTGGGCGCCGAAGTCAGCCGGCGAGCCGCATCCCCTCCCCCCTGGCCCCTTCATCCCGGCGTGACCCACGCCCACGATCCTGCAGGCTAGAGGAAAACTCTCGCTGCGAACGTCGCCCGACGGGAGGGTGCATGGTTCTCGCCTGGGCCACCATCCTGGTCGCGGTGTTGCTGCTCGCGGGTACCGCCCCACCTGCCCCCGTCGCCGACGGCACGATCCACGCGCGGATCGAACAGGTGCGCCAGCGCGCGAACGCCATCCGGATCGACGGCAACGGGACGGACTGGACGGGCATACCGACGTTCTCCGATCCGGCCGGGGACGCTTCCGACCCGTCCCGGGACATCGTGGGGTTCGCCGTCGCGCCCCGCGAGCGGGACCTGCTGCTGATGGTGGCGACCGCTTCCCGGCCTTCAGGAGAGGACCTGGCTTTCTGGTTCAGCATCGACTTCACCGGTCTCCAGACCGTAGACGTGCAGATCGGGGCCCGGCAACGGGGGCCGTCGCCGGTCTGGATCCACCCGGAGGACGACGAGCCACTCACCGCGCAGATCGAAGGAATCGAAGTCGCCACTGGCGAGGTGGTCGAGGTTCGCATCCCGTACGACGCGCTCGGCCGTGTCCTGCCCGCCCAGATGCGCGACCAGCTTCGGGGGGTGGGCGCGCGTTCGTGGGTGCGCGTGCTCCCGGCAACGTGGAGCGGCGCGCAGCGCAGGTACTTGGATCACGGACCCGCCGTCGCCAGCTACCGCCTCGTCGCCGGCAGGCTGTCTTT encodes:
- a CDS encoding M23 family metallopeptidase translates to MVLAWATILVAVLLLAGTAPPAPVADGTIHARIEQVRQRANAIRIDGNGTDWTGIPTFSDPAGDASDPSRDIVGFAVAPRERDLLLMVATASRPSGEDLAFWFSIDFTGLQTVDVQIGARQRGPSPVWIHPEDDEPLTAQIEGIEVATGEVVEVRIPYDALGRVLPAQMRDQLRGVGARSWVRVLPATWSGAQRRYLDHGPAVASYRLVAGRLSFDPPTPVPDTAPMTVPLPVRGQWYLFQGAHGMFSHHDVWAYDLVVVDPTLHPSRVRDSRRNSDYYAWGRSVHAPVSGRVVRVANHFADGPAGQESPPEEEGNHVLLDMGRGYGLYLTHLQQGSVTVAAGTEVRAGERLGRVGNSGLSVYPHLHVALVRLPDGRPTVPLAFASVRVGLNSGTDDPWARDLASWEPREGFFVQSLRNGPR
- a CDS encoding YihY/virulence factor BrkB family protein; translation: MNRDEVAAAPAAAAQGTVAQAYAFGRDVAARFLEDDCLPMAATIAYYALLSIFPLLLGASALATFFLERQDVQAAISEALRAYLPPEAVAAVLRNVDEAVRARGTVGVAAIAVFLWSSSAVAGAARHSLNRVWGVGQERPFWRRKMLEIATTLLFGGILAASLSVSLTLSIVDRFIPASLSDAIHAIPGAGAGRVVIPLVLPMLVFLLAYRLLPNRPIRWRWLWPGALVATLLFEGARRVVFWGVETFTRYQLVYGSLAGVIVFLLWIYVVAAIFLLGAEVSRRAASPPPWPLHPGVTHAHDPAG